One region of Phaeobacter inhibens DSM 16374 genomic DNA includes:
- a CDS encoding M3 family metallopeptidase: MTNPLLSTWDTPFEVAPFDEIKDSDFAPALDEALAAHKAQIDAIAAADEAPTFANVIEALETPCRELEQVLSVFYSVAGADSNPEREALQRAFSPKLAAHFSAITANKALYARVKSVWDQRDTLDLTEEQQRVLMLTHRGFVRGGAALEGADDTRMQEIKSRLATLGTEFTQNLLADERDWFMALSEEDLAGLPQFVVDAARAAGKDKGLDGPAVTLSRSLITPFLQFSPRRDLRKTAFEAWAARGANGGDSDNREIAAEILALREERAKLLGYENFAAYKLETEMAKTPAAVRDLLMQVWEPAKAQAEADAWVLTKMMQEDGINGELEPWDWRYYAEKRRKAEHDLDEAELKPYFQLDRMIEASFDCATRLFGLEFTPLDVPLYHPDCRAWEVTRNGAHVAVFIGDYFARSSKRSGAWCSAMRSQAKFPEVQTPVVINVCNFAKGEPALLSYDDARTLFHEFGHALHQMLSDVSYESISGTSVARDFVELPSQLYEHWLDVPEVLGKFATHAETGKPMPVEMRDRVLAASTFDMGFQTVEYVASALVDLAFHDGPAPSDPMARQAEVLAEIGMPSAIIMRHTTPHFAHVFSGDGYSSGYYSYMWSEVMDADAFEAFEEANGAFDPERAEALEAHILSTGGSRDPAELYTAFRGRLPGVDALLKGRGLAAK; the protein is encoded by the coding sequence ATGACCAATCCGCTGCTGTCCACCTGGGACACGCCATTTGAAGTTGCGCCGTTTGATGAAATCAAGGACAGCGATTTTGCCCCTGCTCTGGATGAGGCGCTGGCTGCGCATAAGGCGCAGATCGATGCGATTGCCGCCGCAGATGAGGCGCCGACATTTGCCAATGTGATCGAGGCGCTGGAAACCCCCTGCCGCGAGCTGGAGCAGGTTCTGTCGGTGTTCTACAGCGTGGCTGGTGCAGACAGTAACCCCGAGCGCGAGGCGTTGCAGCGGGCGTTTTCCCCGAAACTGGCAGCGCATTTTTCCGCCATCACCGCCAACAAGGCGCTTTATGCGCGCGTCAAATCGGTGTGGGATCAGCGCGATACGCTGGATCTGACCGAGGAACAGCAGCGTGTCCTGATGCTGACCCATCGCGGATTTGTGCGTGGCGGTGCAGCGCTGGAGGGCGCGGATGACACCCGCATGCAGGAGATCAAATCCCGCCTTGCGACGCTTGGGACGGAGTTCACCCAGAACCTGTTGGCGGATGAACGTGATTGGTTCATGGCGCTGAGCGAAGAGGATTTGGCCGGTCTGCCGCAATTTGTGGTCGATGCCGCCCGCGCGGCGGGCAAGGACAAGGGGCTGGATGGCCCTGCGGTCACGCTGTCGCGCTCTCTCATCACGCCGTTTTTGCAGTTTTCTCCCCGTCGCGACCTGCGCAAGACGGCGTTCGAGGCCTGGGCTGCGCGCGGTGCCAATGGCGGCGACAGCGACAACCGCGAAATTGCTGCCGAAATTCTGGCCCTGCGCGAAGAGCGCGCCAAATTGCTCGGCTATGAAAATTTCGCAGCCTACAAGCTGGAAACCGAGATGGCCAAGACCCCGGCCGCGGTGCGCGATCTGCTGATGCAGGTGTGGGAGCCGGCCAAGGCGCAGGCGGAGGCGGATGCCTGGGTGCTGACCAAGATGATGCAGGAAGACGGCATCAACGGCGAGCTGGAGCCCTGGGACTGGCGCTATTACGCAGAGAAACGGCGCAAGGCGGAGCATGATCTGGATGAGGCGGAGCTGAAGCCCTATTTCCAGCTGGACCGCATGATCGAGGCGTCGTTTGACTGCGCAACCCGCCTGTTCGGGCTGGAGTTCACGCCGCTGGACGTGCCGCTGTACCACCCGGATTGCCGCGCCTGGGAAGTGACCCGCAATGGTGCGCATGTGGCCGTGTTCATCGGGGACTATTTCGCCCGCTCCTCCAAACGGTCCGGCGCCTGGTGTTCGGCAATGCGCAGCCAGGCGAAATTCCCTGAGGTGCAGACCCCGGTCGTGATCAACGTCTGCAACTTTGCCAAGGGTGAGCCCGCGCTGTTATCTTACGACGATGCGCGCACGTTGTTCCATGAGTTCGGCCATGCGCTGCACCAGATGCTGTCGGATGTGAGTTATGAGAGCATCTCTGGCACCTCAGTGGCGCGCGATTTTGTCGAACTGCCCTCGCAGCTGTATGAGCACTGGCTGGATGTGCCGGAGGTTCTGGGCAAATTCGCCACCCATGCGGAAACCGGCAAGCCGATGCCGGTGGAGATGCGCGACCGGGTGCTGGCGGCGTCGACCTTTGATATGGGATTTCAGACGGTGGAATATGTGGCGTCTGCACTGGTGGATCTGGCGTTTCATGACGGGCCTGCACCCAGCGATCCGATGGCCAGACAGGCGGAGGTCTTGGCTGAGATCGGCATGCCATCCGCGATCATCATGCGCCATACCACCCCTCATTTCGCCCATGTGTTCTCCGGGGACGGCTATTCCTCGGGCTACTACAGCTACATGTGGTCGGAGGTGATGGATGCCGATGCCTTTGAGGCCTTTGAAGAGGCAAATGGGGCCTTTGATCCTGAGCGCGCCGAGGCGCTGGAGGCGCATATTCTCTCTACCGGTGGCTCCCGGGATCCGGCGGAGCTGTACACCGCGTTCCGGGGGCGCCTGCCGGGCGTTGATGCGTTGCTGAAGGGGCGCGGGCTGGCGGCGAAATAA
- a CDS encoding tryptophan halogenase family protein, giving the protein MNNRLRKITIVGGGTAGWMTALILETELSRTSAPKDRPKICLIESPNIATVGVGEATVPRMPKTLRQAGISERAFFRETNASFKLGVKFCNWNKDAKGNRIDYVNPFAHGQLLDGLEPAEYFLRFGNGDRDYTQSIAPHDDLGRLCKGARPLGQPEFEQRFGYAYHLDAVKFAGMLTKVCTKHGVEHIQDEVTSVELDEQGNVSHLMLEQRGRHDIEMVIDCTGFRGLIINQALGEPFMDYSDYLPNDRAMALQIDHPDPEKIESLTRSTALGAGWTWRVPLYNRVGTGYVFSSAHRTDDQAADEYLEWLGDSGKGATPRIIPMRIGRVRNAWVKNCVAIGLAGGFIEPLESTAIHMIDHAVRWLTEHMPTRDIAPSLRTRYNRQMDKLYDEVLEFICLHYRLGNRTDDQYWIDARTEMKIPDRLAENLELWQHRLPMPHDIEFATLFDYRVYQTVLLGKQVYDTGYGPGIRDRLRPLKKPIWFQWWKGAKVDLANILKSMPDHKTLLRDIRGELDQPGFGMAAAMKPTVPMPGAAPVPWAIQNMPSFSEIESGQKDLQLF; this is encoded by the coding sequence ATGAACAATCGCTTAAGGAAGATCACCATCGTCGGCGGCGGCACGGCGGGGTGGATGACGGCGCTGATCCTGGAGACAGAACTCTCCCGCACGTCAGCGCCCAAGGACCGGCCAAAGATCTGCCTGATCGAAAGCCCGAATATCGCCACCGTCGGGGTGGGCGAGGCAACCGTGCCGCGGATGCCGAAAACCCTCCGTCAGGCCGGCATCTCAGAGCGCGCCTTTTTCCGTGAGACCAACGCCTCGTTCAAACTGGGGGTAAAGTTCTGCAACTGGAACAAGGATGCCAAGGGAAATCGCATCGACTACGTGAACCCCTTTGCCCACGGTCAGTTGCTGGATGGGCTGGAGCCAGCTGAATATTTCCTGCGCTTTGGCAATGGGGATCGCGACTACACCCAATCCATCGCCCCCCATGATGATCTGGGCCGCCTGTGCAAGGGGGCCCGCCCCTTGGGGCAGCCGGAGTTTGAACAGCGCTTTGGCTATGCCTACCATCTGGACGCGGTAAAATTTGCAGGCATGCTCACCAAGGTTTGTACCAAGCACGGCGTGGAGCATATCCAGGATGAGGTGACATCGGTTGAACTGGATGAGCAGGGCAATGTCAGCCATCTGATGCTGGAGCAGCGTGGCCGCCACGATATAGAGATGGTCATCGACTGCACCGGCTTCCGCGGGCTGATCATCAATCAGGCGCTGGGTGAGCCGTTTATGGATTACTCCGACTACCTGCCCAATGACCGCGCTATGGCGTTGCAGATCGACCATCCCGACCCGGAAAAGATCGAAAGCCTCACGCGCTCCACCGCCCTTGGCGCCGGTTGGACCTGGCGGGTGCCGCTTTATAACCGGGTCGGCACCGGCTATGTGTTCTCCTCCGCCCATCGCACCGATGATCAGGCCGCAGATGAATACCTTGAATGGCTTGGGGACAGCGGCAAAGGGGCGACCCCGCGCATCATCCCAATGCGGATCGGACGCGTGCGCAATGCCTGGGTGAAGAACTGTGTGGCCATCGGTCTGGCCGGCGGCTTTATCGAGCCGCTGGAAAGCACCGCAATCCATATGATTGATCACGCGGTGCGCTGGCTCACCGAACATATGCCCACGCGCGACATCGCCCCGTCCCTGCGGACCAGGTACAACCGCCAGATGGACAAGCTCTATGATGAGGTTCTGGAATTCATCTGCCTGCACTACCGGCTGGGCAACCGCACCGATGACCAATACTGGATCGACGCCCGCACCGAGATGAAGATCCCGGATCGTCTCGCCGAAAACCTTGAACTCTGGCAGCACCGCCTGCCGATGCCCCATGATATTGAATTCGCGACCCTGTTTGATTACCGGGTCTATCAGACGGTGCTTCTGGGCAAACAGGTCTATGATACGGGCTATGGCCCCGGCATCCGGGATCGCCTGCGACCACTGAAGAAACCGATCTGGTTCCAGTGGTGGAAGGGCGCGAAGGTGGATCTGGCGAACATCCTGAAGTCGATGCCGGATCACAAAACGCTGCTGCGCGACATCCGTGGCGAACTGGACCAGCCCGGCTTTGGCATGGCGGCGGCGATGAAACCAACGGTGCCGATGCCCGGTGCCGCACCGGTGCCCTGGGCGATCCAGAACATGCCAAGCTTCAGCGAAATTGAGAGCGGTCAGAAAGACCTGCAATTGTTCTAA
- a CDS encoding 2-hydroxyacid dehydrogenase — protein MINVQFAALPERWATYETPLRAAFAEAGLKVDLRLDHAPDEVDYVVYAPNSDLQDFTPYIRCKAVLSLWAGVEKIVGNQTLTMPLCRMVDPGLTAGMVEWVTGHVLRYHLNIDRTIHTQDRWEPVVPPLAEERPVTVLGLGALGQACADMLATLGFPVTGWSRSKKSIDGITCRHGDDGLRDALATAQIVILLLPDTHATENTLNSDTLALLPKGARIINPGRGPLIDDDALLAALDSGQIGHATLDVFRIEPLPMDHPYWAHPRVTVTPHIAAETRPLTAARVIADNIRRGEAEAPFLHQVDRTLGY, from the coding sequence ATGATCAACGTCCAGTTTGCCGCCCTGCCCGAACGCTGGGCCACCTATGAGACCCCTTTGCGCGCTGCCTTTGCGGAGGCCGGGCTGAAGGTCGATCTGCGTCTTGATCACGCCCCGGATGAGGTGGACTATGTGGTCTATGCCCCCAATTCCGATTTGCAGGATTTCACCCCCTATATCCGCTGCAAGGCGGTGCTCAGCCTCTGGGCCGGAGTGGAGAAGATCGTCGGCAACCAGACCCTGACAATGCCGCTCTGCCGGATGGTGGACCCCGGCCTGACCGCGGGTATGGTCGAATGGGTCACGGGGCATGTGCTGCGCTATCACCTCAATATCGACCGCACGATCCACACGCAGGACCGATGGGAGCCGGTGGTCCCCCCGCTTGCCGAAGAACGTCCGGTGACGGTTCTGGGCCTTGGCGCATTGGGACAGGCCTGTGCCGACATGCTGGCCACACTGGGCTTTCCGGTCACCGGCTGGTCGCGATCCAAGAAATCCATCGACGGCATCACCTGCCGCCATGGCGACGACGGCCTGCGGGACGCCCTCGCCACGGCACAGATCGTGATCCTGCTCCTGCCAGACACCCACGCGACCGAGAATACGCTCAACAGCGACACCCTCGCCCTGCTGCCCAAAGGGGCGCGCATCATCAACCCCGGTCGCGGTCCCCTGATTGACGATGACGCCCTTCTGGCCGCCCTCGACAGTGGCCAGATCGGCCATGCAACGCTCGATGTCTTCCGCATTGAGCCGCTGCCGATGGATCACCCCTATTGGGCCCATCCAAGGGTCACCGTGACGCCGCATATCGCGGCAGAAACACGCCCCCTTACCGCCGCGCGTGTCATTGCCGACAACATCCGCCGGGGCGAGGCTGAGGCGCCATTCCTGCATCAGGTGGATCGCACCCTCGGATACTAG
- a CDS encoding VOC family protein yields MSIFHLAYHVDDLDRARGFYGGLLGCQEGRSTETWVDFNFFGHQISLHLGPVFATAKTGKVGDHMVPMPHLGVILPQDEWRLLADRLEHAGLAFTIAPTTRFAGEPGEQSTMFFHDPAGNPIEIKGIADMAGVFAT; encoded by the coding sequence ATGAGCATCTTTCACCTCGCCTATCACGTCGATGATCTCGACAGGGCGCGCGGCTTTTATGGCGGCCTGCTGGGCTGTCAGGAGGGGCGCAGCACAGAGACCTGGGTCGATTTCAACTTCTTTGGCCATCAGATCTCGCTCCACCTCGGGCCGGTTTTTGCCACCGCCAAGACCGGCAAGGTCGGCGATCACATGGTGCCGATGCCCCATCTGGGTGTGATCCTGCCGCAGGACGAATGGCGCCTACTGGCGGATCGGCTTGAACACGCGGGGCTGGCGTTCACCATCGCCCCCACCACGCGATTTGCAGGCGAGCCCGGCGAGCAGAGCACGATGTTCTTCCATGACCCGGCGGGCAACCCCATCGAAATCAAAGGTATCGCCGATATGGCGGGAGTATTTGCCACATGA
- a CDS encoding LysR family transcriptional regulator, whose translation MDIRFLSSLVTTIEEGSLAAAARREGITASAISQRIAALEADVGVVLLCRAGRVMQPTAECRRLLPKMREILRAEAELRGQLRGATLSGTLRLGAVSTAMGDYAGTILRHLRQAAPEVALQLVPGTSEGLYALMQQGQVDAALLIEPPFALPKAYVFKEVARQPIGLLQAETDRDGPSDGPSDGALPFLIYSRDAWGGARCWQALTQRVDMPDILAELDALELIAQMVAEGTAQAVVPLWEGLRRHAGLRFTPFDGEERRLGVLLHQRDADSALTRVLLGALTGA comes from the coding sequence ATGGATATACGGTTCCTTTCCAGCCTCGTCACAACGATAGAGGAGGGATCCCTGGCGGCGGCGGCGCGCCGTGAGGGGATCACCGCATCGGCGATTTCGCAACGGATCGCTGCACTTGAGGCCGATGTCGGCGTGGTGCTTCTGTGCCGCGCCGGGCGCGTCATGCAGCCCACGGCGGAATGTCGTCGCCTGTTGCCAAAGATGCGCGAGATTCTGCGTGCCGAGGCAGAGCTGCGGGGGCAGCTGCGCGGGGCCACCCTCAGCGGCACGCTGCGGCTCGGGGCAGTGTCGACAGCCATGGGAGATTACGCGGGAACGATCCTTCGGCACCTGAGGCAAGCGGCGCCGGAGGTGGCCTTGCAGCTGGTGCCCGGAACATCGGAAGGGCTTTATGCTTTGATGCAACAGGGGCAGGTGGACGCCGCATTGCTGATTGAGCCACCGTTTGCGCTCCCCAAAGCCTATGTTTTCAAAGAGGTCGCCCGCCAGCCCATTGGCTTGTTGCAGGCAGAGACGGACCGTGATGGGCCATCTGACGGACCATCTGATGGGGCGTTGCCGTTCCTGATCTACAGCCGCGACGCATGGGGTGGCGCGCGCTGCTGGCAGGCACTGACCCAGCGGGTTGATATGCCGGACATTCTGGCGGAACTGGATGCGCTTGAACTGATCGCGCAGATGGTGGCAGAGGGCACCGCGCAGGCCGTTGTGCCGCTCTGGGAGGGGCTGCGCAGGCATGCTGGCCTGCGGTTCACCCCGTTTGACGGTGAGGAGCGGCGGCTGGGTGTCCTGCTGCATCAGCGCGATGCGGACAGCGCGCTGACACGGGTGCTGCTGGGCGCCTTAACGGGCGCTTAG